In Mesorhizobium sp. 113-3-3, a genomic segment contains:
- a CDS encoding GGDEF domain-containing protein, giving the protein MKHDGVSVSAVGPAVYHDERLDALLSITGRMDGYLYRCRNDASYTMLYISDGIFTVSGYRPSDFIHNAVRDYVSAIHPDDLPSVYAAVDAALEARCNWNVDYRIVPRAGEPLWVREIGGGVWDEAGELEFLEGFVVDISDRKVVEDLNAQLLLDLKTANEELSAQKREIEEAKQQSDHSANHDALTDLPNRRAFHNELKSVVARCGATGEAAGLLFIDLDRFKEVNDTLGHEAGDALLQRVSSQLRSILRSADFVARLGGDEFAFLFSADTELARQKAVRVAERILERLRIKVPTPNGAIQVGCTVGVAMYPAEAADSEALIALADRLMYIGKKSGRNRLVTATEMAPQQPSSRPRLRKTA; this is encoded by the coding sequence ATGAAGCATGACGGAGTTTCCGTGTCCGCGGTCGGCCCGGCGGTCTACCACGATGAGCGGCTGGACGCCTTGCTCAGCATCACCGGCCGCATGGACGGCTATCTCTACCGCTGCCGCAACGACGCGTCCTACACCATGCTCTATATCAGCGACGGCATCTTCACCGTCAGCGGCTACCGGCCGAGCGATTTCATTCACAACGCGGTGCGCGACTATGTCTCGGCCATCCATCCGGATGACCTGCCATCGGTCTATGCCGCCGTCGACGCCGCGCTCGAGGCGCGCTGCAACTGGAACGTCGACTACCGCATCGTGCCGAGGGCCGGCGAGCCCCTCTGGGTCCGCGAGATCGGTGGCGGTGTCTGGGACGAGGCCGGCGAGCTCGAATTCCTGGAAGGTTTCGTCGTCGACATCAGCGACCGCAAGGTCGTCGAGGACCTCAACGCCCAGCTGCTTCTGGATCTGAAGACCGCCAACGAGGAATTGTCCGCGCAAAAGCGCGAGATCGAGGAGGCCAAGCAGCAGAGCGACCATTCGGCCAACCACGATGCCTTGACCGACCTGCCCAACCGGCGTGCCTTCCACAACGAGCTCAAATCGGTCGTCGCCCGCTGCGGCGCCACCGGCGAGGCGGCAGGGCTTTTGTTCATCGATCTCGACCGGTTCAAGGAAGTCAACGACACGCTCGGCCACGAGGCAGGCGATGCGCTGCTGCAGCGCGTGTCGAGCCAGCTTCGCTCGATCCTGCGCAGCGCCGATTTCGTTGCCCGGCTCGGGGGCGACGAATTCGCCTTCCTGTTCTCGGCCGACACCGAACTGGCGCGGCAGAAGGCCGTGCGCGTCGCCGAACGCATCCTGGAAAGGTTGCGGATCAAGGTTCCCACGCCCAACGGCGCCATCCAGGTCGGCTGCACCGTCGGCGTGGCCATGTACCCGGCGGAGGCCGCCGACTCCGAAGCGCTGATCGCGCTCGCCGACCGGCTGATGTACATCGGCAAGAAGAGCGGCCGCAACCGGCTGGTCACTGCCACGGAAATGGCGCCGCAACAGCCTTCGTCCAGGCCTCGCCTCCGCAAGACGGCGTAG
- a CDS encoding isocitrate lyase/PEP mutase family protein, with protein MDKGKIFRDLHASTFVMPNPWDPGTTKLLGSFGFKALATTSAGFAFSRGLPDGAVTFEQMIHHCREVTAATDLPVSADLEKGKGDSAERAAETIFAAEAAGLAGCSIEDHTGDPDRPIYDFSHAVERVAAAVEAARALKRDFVFTARAENFLWGKSDLDDTIKRLQAFEKAGADVLYAPGIGDIEMVRTLCSAVSKPVNVMAKPGFTIADLSMAGVKRISLGPWLTNFAYGMLETAAREIQQDGTFGFTRAAMPFGKLQALYGKSSA; from the coding sequence ATGGACAAGGGCAAGATCTTTCGCGACCTGCATGCCTCGACCTTCGTCATGCCCAATCCCTGGGATCCGGGCACGACCAAGCTGCTCGGATCCTTCGGCTTCAAGGCGCTGGCGACGACCAGCGCCGGCTTTGCCTTTTCGCGCGGCCTGCCGGACGGCGCCGTGACCTTCGAGCAGATGATCCACCATTGCCGCGAGGTGACGGCGGCGACCGACCTGCCGGTCTCGGCCGATCTCGAGAAAGGCAAGGGCGACAGCGCCGAGCGGGCGGCCGAAACCATCTTCGCGGCGGAAGCGGCCGGCCTTGCCGGCTGCTCGATCGAGGACCACACCGGTGACCCGGACAGACCGATCTACGATTTCTCCCATGCGGTCGAGCGCGTCGCGGCGGCGGTGGAGGCCGCGCGAGCCCTCAAACGCGATTTCGTCTTCACGGCGCGGGCCGAGAATTTCCTGTGGGGCAAGTCCGATCTGGACGACACCATCAAGCGGCTGCAAGCCTTCGAGAAGGCCGGCGCCGACGTGCTCTACGCGCCCGGTATCGGCGATATCGAGATGGTGCGCACGCTCTGCTCGGCTGTCAGCAAGCCGGTCAACGTCATGGCGAAACCGGGCTTCACCATCGCCGATCTCTCAATGGCTGGCGTCAAGCGCATTTCGCTCGGGCCGTGGCTGACCAACTTCGCCTACGGCATGCTGGAGACGGCGGCCCGCGAAATCCAGCAGGACGGCACGTTCGGCTTCACCCGCGCCGCCATGCCGTTCGGCAAATTGCAAGCGCTGTACGGCAAATCCTCAGCCTAA
- a CDS encoding antitoxin Xre/MbcA/ParS-like domain-containing protein yields MSRFQTTGLGQDDFAEMVAEDVERALAHYDEAINQSTVVSVGKIAGSIASAVTLLSPKHQRAIDAIHADLPGLASKFVRALAAEAARRSEAGATDMPTGLQPDEALSAPPRSEDLESMLIEDWAGRVAGSTYLEENLQIARSTLHRWQRRGDVIALRKGGRKHVFPLAQFVDGRPVAGISDVQSLIGNPRLAWLWLTRPTAQLDGRIPIDLLRQDQIKDVVEAARAFAPG; encoded by the coding sequence ATGAGCAGATTTCAGACAACCGGTCTTGGACAGGACGACTTCGCGGAGATGGTCGCGGAGGATGTCGAGCGCGCGCTTGCCCATTATGACGAAGCCATAAACCAGTCCACCGTGGTCTCGGTCGGCAAGATCGCCGGCAGCATAGCATCCGCCGTCACCTTGCTGTCGCCAAAGCACCAACGCGCCATCGACGCCATTCATGCCGACCTTCCCGGTCTTGCCTCGAAATTCGTGCGCGCGCTGGCGGCGGAAGCCGCGCGCCGCAGCGAAGCCGGCGCCACGGATATGCCGACGGGCTTGCAGCCCGATGAAGCGCTTTCCGCGCCGCCACGGTCCGAGGATCTCGAATCAATGCTGATCGAGGACTGGGCCGGTCGGGTCGCCGGCTCGACCTATCTGGAAGAAAACCTGCAGATTGCCCGCTCGACCCTGCACCGCTGGCAAAGGCGCGGCGATGTCATCGCCTTGCGCAAGGGCGGCCGCAAACATGTCTTTCCGCTGGCGCAATTCGTCGACGGCAGGCCGGTCGCCGGCATAAGCGACGTGCAGTCGCTGATCGGCAATCCGAGGCTCGCCTGGCTGTGGCTGACGCGCCCGACGGCGCAACTCGACGGCCGCATTCCGATCGATCTGCTGCGGCAGGACCAGATCAAGGACGTGGTCGAAGCGGCACGGGCGTTCGCACCGGGCTGA
- a CDS encoding DMT family transporter has protein sequence MSTKNDTTTDLALLGVLAVLWGASYTFIKIGVETIPPVTFIAARTLIAGGILFAIIRWRGLAMPRDAATWRRFAFQACLNSVIPFTLIAAAERSVDAGLATILNATSPIFTFLLTALITRHEPVTVRKLIGVGAGIAGICLIVGTEALGGIGHELWAQVAIVAATICYAGAAIFGRGFKGLDPMLPAAGSMLCGAVILVPLSLVVDQPWTLAPSTASILALLGLSVFSTALAFVIYFRLIHTLGSVGTTSQAYLRVPIGVGIGAVFLGESLGPTAWLGMAFVVAGVAAMTIPVRKPAFAR, from the coding sequence ATGTCTACAAAGAACGACACGACCACCGACCTGGCCTTGCTCGGCGTGCTGGCTGTGCTGTGGGGCGCCTCCTACACCTTCATCAAGATCGGCGTCGAGACGATCCCGCCGGTCACCTTCATCGCCGCCCGCACCTTGATCGCCGGCGGTATCCTGTTCGCCATCATCCGCTGGCGCGGGCTCGCCATGCCGCGCGATGCCGCCACCTGGCGCCGCTTTGCCTTCCAGGCCTGCCTCAACAGCGTCATACCTTTCACGCTGATCGCCGCGGCCGAACGCTCGGTCGATGCGGGGCTCGCCACCATCCTCAACGCGACCTCACCGATCTTCACCTTCCTGCTCACCGCGCTCATCACCCGCCACGAGCCGGTCACGGTGCGCAAACTCATCGGTGTCGGCGCCGGCATAGCCGGCATCTGCCTCATCGTCGGCACCGAGGCGCTGGGTGGCATCGGCCACGAATTGTGGGCGCAGGTCGCCATCGTCGCGGCGACGATCTGCTATGCCGGCGCCGCCATTTTCGGCCGTGGCTTCAAGGGTCTCGATCCGATGCTGCCGGCGGCAGGCTCGATGCTCTGTGGCGCCGTCATTTTGGTGCCGCTCAGCCTGGTGGTCGACCAGCCCTGGACGCTCGCGCCGTCGACGGCGTCGATCCTCGCCCTGCTTGGCTTGTCGGTGTTCTCGACCGCGCTCGCCTTCGTCATCTATTTCCGCCTCATCCACACGCTGGGATCGGTCGGTACGACCTCGCAGGCCTATCTGCGCGTGCCGATCGGCGTCGGCATCGGCGCCGTCTTCCTCGGCGAAAGCCTGGGGCCGACGGCATGGCTTGGGATGGCCTTTGTCGTTGCCGGTGTCGCGGCCATGACCATTCCGGTCCGCAAGCCGGCGTTCGCTCGTTAG
- a CDS encoding HAD family hydrolase, producing MPIPNLVIFDCDGILVDTENLANRRLAEWLSAAGYPTNFEYCRKNFSGRSMASVQKEIEETTEVRLGADFVERWNAGLPDLFSHGVEAIPYVREFIEAVRAAGIPYCVATSARISKMHITLGQTGLLPLFEHAMFSSTMVGRGKPFPDLFLHAAKTMGFAPADCIVIEDSVAGTQAGVAAGMRVFSYHGDPYSDRDGLIQAGGILFDDMRELAGLVPIH from the coding sequence ATGCCCATACCCAACCTTGTGATCTTCGACTGCGACGGGATCCTTGTCGACACCGAAAATCTCGCCAACCGACGCCTTGCCGAATGGCTGAGCGCTGCCGGCTATCCGACGAACTTCGAATATTGCCGCAAGAACTTCTCCGGCCGCAGCATGGCGTCGGTGCAGAAGGAGATCGAGGAGACGACCGAGGTTCGACTCGGCGCCGATTTCGTCGAACGCTGGAACGCCGGCCTGCCGGACCTGTTTTCCCATGGCGTCGAGGCAATCCCCTATGTGCGGGAGTTCATCGAGGCGGTTCGGGCGGCCGGCATCCCCTATTGCGTCGCCACCTCGGCCAGGATTTCGAAGATGCACATCACGCTTGGCCAGACCGGGCTGTTGCCGCTGTTCGAACATGCCATGTTTTCCTCGACCATGGTCGGGCGCGGCAAGCCGTTCCCGGACCTGTTCCTGCATGCGGCCAAGACCATGGGCTTCGCGCCCGCCGACTGCATCGTCATCGAGGACAGCGTCGCCGGCACACAGGCCGGGGTCGCCGCCGGCATGCGGGTGTTTTCCTATCACGGCGACCCCTATTCCGACCGCGACGGCCTGATCCAGGCCGGCGGCATCCTGTTCGACGACATGCGCGAACTGGCCGGGCTGGTTCCGATCCACTGA
- a CDS encoding adenosine kinase: MPDYDVLCIGNAIVDIIAQCEEEFLETNGIIKGAMNLIDTHRAELLYSRMGPAIEASGGSAGNTAAGVASFGGRAAFFGKVSNDALGEIYAHDIHAQGVAFDTKPLQGEPPTARSMIFVTPDGERSMNTYLGACVELGPEDVEADKASGAKVTYFEGYLWDPPRAKEAIRQTARLAHAAGREVSMTLSDSFCVDRYRDEFLDLMRSGTVDIVFANSHEIKSLYQTSSFDEALAKIRKDCRIAAVTRSERGSVIVRGDETVVIQATAIRELVDTTGAGDLYAAGFLHGYTQGRDLKTCGDLGSLAAGLVIQQLGPRPRQNLRREAELAGLL, translated from the coding sequence ATGCCGGATTATGACGTGCTTTGCATCGGCAATGCCATTGTCGACATCATCGCCCAGTGCGAGGAGGAATTCCTCGAAACCAACGGCATCATCAAAGGCGCGATGAACCTCATCGACACGCACCGCGCCGAACTGCTCTACAGCCGCATGGGCCCGGCAATCGAAGCCTCCGGCGGCAGCGCCGGCAACACGGCGGCCGGCGTCGCCTCCTTCGGCGGACGCGCCGCCTTCTTCGGCAAGGTCTCCAACGATGCGCTGGGCGAAATCTACGCGCACGACATCCATGCGCAGGGCGTCGCCTTCGACACCAAGCCGCTCCAGGGCGAGCCACCGACCGCACGCTCGATGATCTTCGTCACGCCCGACGGCGAACGCTCGATGAACACCTATCTCGGCGCCTGCGTCGAGCTCGGGCCGGAAGATGTCGAGGCCGACAAGGCATCGGGCGCCAAGGTCACCTATTTCGAGGGCTATCTTTGGGACCCGCCGCGCGCCAAGGAAGCGATCCGGCAGACGGCCAGGCTGGCGCACGCCGCAGGCCGCGAAGTGTCGATGACGCTGTCGGACTCGTTCTGCGTCGACCGCTACCGCGACGAATTCCTCGACCTGATGCGTTCGGGCACGGTCGACATCGTCTTTGCCAACAGCCACGAGATCAAGTCGCTCTACCAGACTTCATCCTTCGACGAGGCGCTGGCCAAGATCCGCAAGGACTGCAGAATAGCCGCCGTCACGCGCTCGGAAAGAGGCTCGGTCATCGTGCGTGGCGACGAGACCGTGGTCATCCAGGCCACCGCCATCCGGGAGCTGGTCGACACGACGGGCGCCGGCGATCTCTACGCCGCCGGTTTCCTGCACGGCTACACGCAAGGCCGCGACCTCAAGACCTGCGGCGACCTCGGCTCACTGGCCGCCGGCCTGGTGATCCAGCAGCTCGGCCCAAGGCCGAGGCAGAATTTGCGCCGCGAGGCGGAACTGGCCGGATTGCTGTAG
- a CDS encoding sulfate transporter family protein, with protein sequence MIFDAARIAVLELLSPPFRAVFLKTLGLTVLALVALWFGLTSLVEWLALPWLQALLPGIPSWAGWLGGIIAAIALAFGMALLIAPVTAVIAGLFLDDVAEVVERTDYPRDPVGRPMPALRSLVLAIKFFGVVIAGNIVALLLLLVPGINIAAFFIVNGYLLGREFFEFAAMRFRPEDQARALRRQYAGTVFLAGLVIAAFLAVPLLNLLTPLFAAAMMVHLHKAISARESRR encoded by the coding sequence GTGATTTTCGACGCTGCCCGCATTGCGGTCCTCGAACTGCTCTCGCCGCCGTTTCGTGCCGTGTTCCTCAAGACGCTGGGCCTGACCGTGCTGGCGCTGGTCGCCTTGTGGTTCGGCCTGACCAGCCTTGTCGAGTGGCTGGCCCTGCCGTGGCTCCAGGCCTTGTTGCCCGGCATACCGTCATGGGCCGGCTGGCTGGGGGGCATCATCGCGGCAATCGCGCTGGCCTTCGGCATGGCGCTGCTCATCGCGCCGGTCACGGCTGTCATCGCCGGCCTGTTCCTCGACGATGTCGCCGAAGTGGTCGAGCGCACCGACTATCCCCGCGACCCGGTCGGGCGCCCCATGCCGGCGTTGCGCTCGCTGGTGCTGGCGATCAAATTCTTCGGCGTCGTTATAGCAGGCAACATCGTGGCGCTTCTGCTGCTGCTGGTGCCGGGCATCAACATCGCCGCCTTCTTCATCGTCAACGGCTATCTGCTCGGGCGTGAATTCTTCGAATTCGCCGCCATGCGCTTTCGCCCGGAGGACCAAGCCAGAGCCCTGCGCCGGCAGTATGCCGGCACGGTGTTTCTCGCCGGGCTGGTCATCGCGGCCTTCCTGGCCGTGCCGCTGCTCAATCTGCTGACGCCGCTCTTCGCCGCCGCCATGATGGTCCATCTGCACAAGGCGATCAGCGCGCGGGAAAGCCGCCGGTGA